A stretch of the Xiphias gladius isolate SHS-SW01 ecotype Sanya breed wild chromosome 19, ASM1685928v1, whole genome shotgun sequence genome encodes the following:
- the LOC120805251 gene encoding uncharacterized protein LOC120805251 isoform X1 codes for MTSALGSNLSELDRLLLELNAVQQSSPSFPTTEEAAPPLPSCSITHYENGGSPDIMVSPPSQEKPKRNGTRVDETRPTVESLLDELEGSVPSPSPPACHSDLDAPPQQQARMSASCATRELDELMASLSDFKPSSLGSLLDPAGASSSSPHPQVSSSVTPVASPFLSLSHMSTCASPLFSLPAGLELHIDEDGGDRGMSMPHSNRLPPHSPISSLSAASDLDLDSVIDVSATMLSSQTKSLLVLSQSASSNSNLIGNSPSPSNTTTTPSLTSVNTVLDHKSSKCPSPSLERASPSDTIGKFSCAPEIMSKGSASFPELDLNLSTPPPSINFTPYLSVPKTPSPLPVAVSISPPFTHASSKTSSPSLVSPLTVPSPPAFTSPSRQPLELASTAVQQPPMVEPSLDEALDKLLAMSFAQNPSTTHVEEAQLKMDAQCLGTGMREVLEELILPMDRNSVQPDTFTSATNTITDDSVDGGTDGNGDLDWADEELSVSLHDGLDGTMTPYTERPYTDGSMTPLTEASWMDESMTPSTCPGTPDVALDLPMLQTPSIDRVSASGHIKSVIRRTKETPNVHPMYRDGHLRRKMGPVIVNKNSSQDRLIEELQGKLGIGRSERRRKQSDDWMTEGVIVTSKPQRFRPDGADSEVDKIIIPPESPVPVRKVPPPLSPPAPRRPPTVEETKRPLPVQYPLPIPPPPPPPPSPPPQPPHIHEPVPTPFRQILKAAHPPPPPIQEPPAPKPEPPPPVLKTPTHPPPVEPVTPVAPKVLVSVGCQTEYDPIFPPMQIMAQGKGGVPGGPPTQVNKLDNMLGSLQSDLNKLGVQTVAKGVCGACCKPIVGQVVTAMGRTWHPEHFVCTHCQEEIGSRNFFEREGQPYCEKDYHNLFSPRCYYCNGPILDKVVTALDRTWHPEHFFCAQCGSFFGPEGFHEKDGKAYCRNDYFDMFAPKCGGCARAILENYISALNCLWHPECFVCRECFTPFVNGSFFEHDGQPYCEVHYHERRGSLCSGCQKPITGRCITAMSKKFHPEHFVCAFCLKQLNKGTFKEQNDKPYCHGCFIKLFS; via the exons ATGACCTCTGCCCTGGGCAGTAACCTCTCAGAGCTCgacaggctgctgctggaacTTAATGCAGTGCAACAGAGCTCCCCTTCATTCCCCACGACAG AGGAAGCAGCTCCACCTTTACCTTCCTGTAGCATCACCCACTACGAGAATGGTGGCAGCCCTGACATCATGGTGAGCCCTCCGTCTCAGGAGAAACCCAAGAGGAATGGAACGAGAGTGGATGAAACCCGACCCACCGTTGAGAGTCTGCTGGACGAGCTGGAGGGCTCAGTGCCTTCACCCAG CCCCCCTGCTTGTCACAGCGATTTGGACGCCCCCCCCCAACAGCAAGCCAGAATGTCTGCTTCCTGTGCCACAAGAGAGCTAGATGAGCTGATGGCCTCTTTGTCTGACTTCAAG CCCAGCTCTTTGGGCTCTCTGCTGGACCCAGCAGGAGCATCTTCCAGCTCTCCTCATCCTCAAGTCTCTTCTTCCGTCACCCCAGTGGCTTCTCCTTTTCTTAGTCTGTCCCACATGTCCACCTGtgcctctcccctcttctccttgCCTGCTGGTCTAGAGCTGCACATagatgaggacggaggagaCCGAGGCATGTCGATGCCCCATTCAAACCGCCTCCCTCCCCACAGTCCTATATCCTCACTTTCCGCAGCCAGTGATCTAGACCTGGACTCTGTCATAGATGTTTCTGCCACCATGTTGTCATCCCAAACCAAGTCTCTGCTAGTCCTCTCTCAGTCCGCTTCGTCTAACTCCAACCTGATTGGAAATAGCCCAAGTCCTTCCAATACTACCACCACCCCCTCACTTACTTCAGTTAACACTGTTCTGGACCACAAGTCCTCCAAGTGCCCCAGTCCATCTCTAGAAAGGGCCTCACCCTCAGATACAATTGGTAAATTCTCTTGTGCTCCTGAGATCATGAGCAAGGGGTCTGCTTCTTTTCCTGAACttgatttgaatttgtccaCTCCACCTCCATCAATAAACTTCACCCCTTATCTCTCTGTGCCGAAGACTCCTTCACCCCTCCCTGTTGCTGTCTCTATATCTCCACCTTTCACACATGCTTCCTCAAAAACATCCTCACCATCACTGGTGTCCCCATTGACGGTCCCCTCTCCACCAGCCTTCACCAGCCCCAGTAGGCAGCCGTTGGAGCTGGCATCAACAGCTGTGCAGCAACCCCCCATGGTGGAGCCTTCCCTGGATGAGGCACTAGACAAGCTGCTAGCAATGAGTTTTGCACAGAATCCCTCAACAACACATGTGGAGGAAGCACAGCTGAAGATGGATGCGCAGTGTCTGGGCACAGGAATGCGGGAGGTGCTCGAGGAACTAATCCTGCCCATGGACAGAAACAGTGTGCAGCCCGACACTTTCACCAGTGCCACCAACACCATCACAGACGACTCAGTGGACGGAGGCACTGATGGAAACGGAGATCTGGACTGGGCTGATGAGGAGCTCTCTGTGTCCCTCCATGATGGACTGGATGGAACCATGACACCTTACACTGAGAGGCCATACACAGATGGCAGCATGACCCCGTTGACAGAGGCCAGCTGGATGGATGAGTCCATGACCCCATCTACGTGCCCTGGGACCCCTGACGTTGCCCTGGACCTGCCAATGCTGCAGACTCCTAGTATAGACAGAGTCTCTGCATCTGGACAT ATAAAATCAGTGATTAGGCGCACTAAGGAGACTCCCAACGTACATCCCATGTACCGAGATGGTCACCTGCGCAGGAAGATGGGACCCGTCATTGTAAACAAGAACAGTTCTCAGGATCGCCTCATTGAAGAGCTTCAGGGAAAGCTTGGGATCGGCCGCTCAGAGCGGCGCCGTAAACAGTCTGATGACTGGATGACCGAGGGTGTCATCGTCACATCTAAACCCCAGCGTTTCCGTCCTGATGGTGCCGACAGTGAGGTCGACAAG atCATAATTCCCCCAGAGTCGCCTGTCCCTGTGAGGAAGGTgcccccacctctctctcccccagCCCCTCGTCGCCCTCCTACTGTAGAAGAAACTAAGCGACCTCTTCCTGTACAGTATCCCCTTCCTATaccgccacctcctcctccacctccctctccccctccacaGCCTCCTCACATCCATGAACCAGTTCCCACCCCGTTTCGGCAGATTTTAAAAGCTGCAcatccaccaccacccccaATTCAGGAACCTCCTGCCCCTAAACCagagcctcctcctcctgttcttaAAACCCCAACACATCCTCCACCAGTGGAGCCAGTGACACCAGTTGCACCCAAAGTCCTGGTGTCTGTAGGCTGCCAAACAGAGTATGACCCAATCTTCCCTCCAATGCAG ATTATGGCTCAAGGTAAGGGTGGTGTTCCTGGCGGGCCCCCAACACAGGTCAACAAGCTGGACAATATGCTTGGTAGCCTGCAGTCTGACCTCAACAAACTGGGTGTGCAGACAGTAGCTAAAGGAGTTTGCGGTGCCTGCTGTAAGCCAATTGTAGGACAG GTGGTGACTGCCATGGGCCGCACATGGCACCCCGAACACTTTGTGTGCACGCATTGTCAAGAGGAGATCGGCTCCAGGAACTTCTTTGAGCGTGAAGGACAGCCTTACTGTGAGAAAGATTACCATAACCTGTTTTCCCCACGCTGCTACTACTGCAACGGGCCCATACTGGAT AAAGTTGTGACGGCGCTGGATAGGACATGGCATCCTGAACACTTCTTCTGTGCTCAGTGTGGATCCTTCTTTGGCCCAGAGG GTTTTCATGAAAAGGATGGAAAAGCCTATTGCAGGAACGATTACTTTGACATGTTTGCACCAAAATGTGGTGGCTGTGCCAGGGCCATTCTGGAAAATTACATCTCGGCACTGAACTGCCTTTGGCATCCtgagtgttttgtgtgcagG GAGTGCTTCACCCCGTTTGTGAATGGAAGCTTCTTTGAGCACGATGGTCAGCCCTACTGTGAAGTGCACTACCACGAGCGCCGTGGCTCCCTCTGCTCCGGCTGTCAGAAGCCCATCACAGGCCGCTGCATCACAGCCATGTCAAAGAAGTTCCACCCGGAGCACTTTGTCTGTGCCTTCTGCCTGAAACAACTCAACAAAGGCACCTTTAAAGAACAAAACGACAAACCCTACTGCCACGGCTGCTTCATCAAGCTGTTCAGTTAG
- the LOC120805251 gene encoding paxillin-like isoform X2: protein MTSALGSNLSELDRLLLELNAVQQSSPSFPTTEEAAPPLPSCSITHYENGGSPDIMVSPPSQEKPKRNGTRVDETRPTVESLLDELEGSVPSPSPPACHSDLDAPPQQQARMSASCATRELDELMASLSDFKPSSLGSLLDPAGASSSSPHPQVSSSVTPVASPFLSLSHMSTCASPLFSLPAGLELHIDEDGGDRGMSMPHSNRLPPHSPISSLSAASDLDLDSVIDVSATMLSSQTKSLLVLSQSASSNSNLIGNSPSPSNTTTTPSLTSVNTVLDHKSSKCPSPSLERASPSDTIGKFSCAPEIMSKGSASFPELDLNLSTPPPSINFTPYLSVPKTPSPLPVAVSISPPFTHASSKTSSPSLVSPLTVPSPPAFTSPSRQPLELASTAVQQPPMVEPSLDEALDKLLAMSFAQNPSTTHVEEAQLKMDAQCLGTGMREVLEELILPMDRNSVQPDTFTSATNTITDDSVDGGTDGNGDLDWADEELSVSLHDGLDGTMTPYTERPYTDGSMTPLTEASWMDESMTPSTCPGTPDVALDLPMLQTPSIDRVSASGHIKSVIRRTKETPNVHPMYRDGHLRRKMGPVIVNKNSSQDRLIEELQGKLGIGRSERRRKQSDDWMTEGVIVTSKPQRFRPDGADSEVDKIIIPPESPVPVRKVPPPLSPPAPRRPPTVEETKRPLPIMAQGKGGVPGGPPTQVNKLDNMLGSLQSDLNKLGVQTVAKGVCGACCKPIVGQVVTAMGRTWHPEHFVCTHCQEEIGSRNFFEREGQPYCEKDYHNLFSPRCYYCNGPILDKVVTALDRTWHPEHFFCAQCGSFFGPEGFHEKDGKAYCRNDYFDMFAPKCGGCARAILENYISALNCLWHPECFVCRECFTPFVNGSFFEHDGQPYCEVHYHERRGSLCSGCQKPITGRCITAMSKKFHPEHFVCAFCLKQLNKGTFKEQNDKPYCHGCFIKLFS from the exons ATGACCTCTGCCCTGGGCAGTAACCTCTCAGAGCTCgacaggctgctgctggaacTTAATGCAGTGCAACAGAGCTCCCCTTCATTCCCCACGACAG AGGAAGCAGCTCCACCTTTACCTTCCTGTAGCATCACCCACTACGAGAATGGTGGCAGCCCTGACATCATGGTGAGCCCTCCGTCTCAGGAGAAACCCAAGAGGAATGGAACGAGAGTGGATGAAACCCGACCCACCGTTGAGAGTCTGCTGGACGAGCTGGAGGGCTCAGTGCCTTCACCCAG CCCCCCTGCTTGTCACAGCGATTTGGACGCCCCCCCCCAACAGCAAGCCAGAATGTCTGCTTCCTGTGCCACAAGAGAGCTAGATGAGCTGATGGCCTCTTTGTCTGACTTCAAG CCCAGCTCTTTGGGCTCTCTGCTGGACCCAGCAGGAGCATCTTCCAGCTCTCCTCATCCTCAAGTCTCTTCTTCCGTCACCCCAGTGGCTTCTCCTTTTCTTAGTCTGTCCCACATGTCCACCTGtgcctctcccctcttctccttgCCTGCTGGTCTAGAGCTGCACATagatgaggacggaggagaCCGAGGCATGTCGATGCCCCATTCAAACCGCCTCCCTCCCCACAGTCCTATATCCTCACTTTCCGCAGCCAGTGATCTAGACCTGGACTCTGTCATAGATGTTTCTGCCACCATGTTGTCATCCCAAACCAAGTCTCTGCTAGTCCTCTCTCAGTCCGCTTCGTCTAACTCCAACCTGATTGGAAATAGCCCAAGTCCTTCCAATACTACCACCACCCCCTCACTTACTTCAGTTAACACTGTTCTGGACCACAAGTCCTCCAAGTGCCCCAGTCCATCTCTAGAAAGGGCCTCACCCTCAGATACAATTGGTAAATTCTCTTGTGCTCCTGAGATCATGAGCAAGGGGTCTGCTTCTTTTCCTGAACttgatttgaatttgtccaCTCCACCTCCATCAATAAACTTCACCCCTTATCTCTCTGTGCCGAAGACTCCTTCACCCCTCCCTGTTGCTGTCTCTATATCTCCACCTTTCACACATGCTTCCTCAAAAACATCCTCACCATCACTGGTGTCCCCATTGACGGTCCCCTCTCCACCAGCCTTCACCAGCCCCAGTAGGCAGCCGTTGGAGCTGGCATCAACAGCTGTGCAGCAACCCCCCATGGTGGAGCCTTCCCTGGATGAGGCACTAGACAAGCTGCTAGCAATGAGTTTTGCACAGAATCCCTCAACAACACATGTGGAGGAAGCACAGCTGAAGATGGATGCGCAGTGTCTGGGCACAGGAATGCGGGAGGTGCTCGAGGAACTAATCCTGCCCATGGACAGAAACAGTGTGCAGCCCGACACTTTCACCAGTGCCACCAACACCATCACAGACGACTCAGTGGACGGAGGCACTGATGGAAACGGAGATCTGGACTGGGCTGATGAGGAGCTCTCTGTGTCCCTCCATGATGGACTGGATGGAACCATGACACCTTACACTGAGAGGCCATACACAGATGGCAGCATGACCCCGTTGACAGAGGCCAGCTGGATGGATGAGTCCATGACCCCATCTACGTGCCCTGGGACCCCTGACGTTGCCCTGGACCTGCCAATGCTGCAGACTCCTAGTATAGACAGAGTCTCTGCATCTGGACAT ATAAAATCAGTGATTAGGCGCACTAAGGAGACTCCCAACGTACATCCCATGTACCGAGATGGTCACCTGCGCAGGAAGATGGGACCCGTCATTGTAAACAAGAACAGTTCTCAGGATCGCCTCATTGAAGAGCTTCAGGGAAAGCTTGGGATCGGCCGCTCAGAGCGGCGCCGTAAACAGTCTGATGACTGGATGACCGAGGGTGTCATCGTCACATCTAAACCCCAGCGTTTCCGTCCTGATGGTGCCGACAGTGAGGTCGACAAG atCATAATTCCCCCAGAGTCGCCTGTCCCTGTGAGGAAGGTgcccccacctctctctcccccagCCCCTCGTCGCCCTCCTACTGTAGAAGAAACTAAGCGACCTCTTCCT ATTATGGCTCAAGGTAAGGGTGGTGTTCCTGGCGGGCCCCCAACACAGGTCAACAAGCTGGACAATATGCTTGGTAGCCTGCAGTCTGACCTCAACAAACTGGGTGTGCAGACAGTAGCTAAAGGAGTTTGCGGTGCCTGCTGTAAGCCAATTGTAGGACAG GTGGTGACTGCCATGGGCCGCACATGGCACCCCGAACACTTTGTGTGCACGCATTGTCAAGAGGAGATCGGCTCCAGGAACTTCTTTGAGCGTGAAGGACAGCCTTACTGTGAGAAAGATTACCATAACCTGTTTTCCCCACGCTGCTACTACTGCAACGGGCCCATACTGGAT AAAGTTGTGACGGCGCTGGATAGGACATGGCATCCTGAACACTTCTTCTGTGCTCAGTGTGGATCCTTCTTTGGCCCAGAGG GTTTTCATGAAAAGGATGGAAAAGCCTATTGCAGGAACGATTACTTTGACATGTTTGCACCAAAATGTGGTGGCTGTGCCAGGGCCATTCTGGAAAATTACATCTCGGCACTGAACTGCCTTTGGCATCCtgagtgttttgtgtgcagG GAGTGCTTCACCCCGTTTGTGAATGGAAGCTTCTTTGAGCACGATGGTCAGCCCTACTGTGAAGTGCACTACCACGAGCGCCGTGGCTCCCTCTGCTCCGGCTGTCAGAAGCCCATCACAGGCCGCTGCATCACAGCCATGTCAAAGAAGTTCCACCCGGAGCACTTTGTCTGTGCCTTCTGCCTGAAACAACTCAACAAAGGCACCTTTAAAGAACAAAACGACAAACCCTACTGCCACGGCTGCTTCATCAAGCTGTTCAGTTAG
- the LOC120805251 gene encoding paxillin-like isoform X3, which translates to MTSALGSNLSELDRLLLELNAVQQSSPSFPTTEEAAPPLPSCSITHYENGGSPDIMVSPPSQEKPKRNGTRVDETRPTVESLLDELEGSVPSPSPPACHSDLDAPPQQQARMSASCATRELDELMASLSDFKPSSLGSLLDPAGASSSSPHPQVSSSVTPVASPFLSLSHMSTCASPLFSLPAGLELHIDEDGGDRGMSMPHSNRLPPHSPISSLSAASDLDLDSVIDVSATMLSSQTKSLLVLSQSASSNSNLIGNSPSPSNTTTTPSLTSVNTVLDHKSSKCPSPSLERASPSDTIGKFSCAPEIMSKGSASFPELDLNLSTPPPSINFTPYLSVPKTPSPLPVAVSISPPFTHASSKTSSPSLVSPLTVPSPPAFTSPSRQPLELASTAVQQPPMVEPSLDEALDKLLAMSFAQNPSTTHVEEAQLKMDAQCLGTGMREVLEELILPMDRNSVQPDTFTSATNTITDDSVDGGTDGNGDLDWADEELSVSLHDGLDGTMTPYTERPYTDGSMTPLTEASWMDESMTPSTCPGTPDVALDLPMLQTPSIDRVSASGHIKSVIRRTKETPNVHPMYRDGHLRRKMGPVIVNKNSSQDRLIEELQGKLGIGRSERRRKQSDDWMTEGVIVTSKPQRFRPDGADSEVDKIMAQGKGGVPGGPPTQVNKLDNMLGSLQSDLNKLGVQTVAKGVCGACCKPIVGQVVTAMGRTWHPEHFVCTHCQEEIGSRNFFEREGQPYCEKDYHNLFSPRCYYCNGPILDKVVTALDRTWHPEHFFCAQCGSFFGPEGFHEKDGKAYCRNDYFDMFAPKCGGCARAILENYISALNCLWHPECFVCRECFTPFVNGSFFEHDGQPYCEVHYHERRGSLCSGCQKPITGRCITAMSKKFHPEHFVCAFCLKQLNKGTFKEQNDKPYCHGCFIKLFS; encoded by the exons ATGACCTCTGCCCTGGGCAGTAACCTCTCAGAGCTCgacaggctgctgctggaacTTAATGCAGTGCAACAGAGCTCCCCTTCATTCCCCACGACAG AGGAAGCAGCTCCACCTTTACCTTCCTGTAGCATCACCCACTACGAGAATGGTGGCAGCCCTGACATCATGGTGAGCCCTCCGTCTCAGGAGAAACCCAAGAGGAATGGAACGAGAGTGGATGAAACCCGACCCACCGTTGAGAGTCTGCTGGACGAGCTGGAGGGCTCAGTGCCTTCACCCAG CCCCCCTGCTTGTCACAGCGATTTGGACGCCCCCCCCCAACAGCAAGCCAGAATGTCTGCTTCCTGTGCCACAAGAGAGCTAGATGAGCTGATGGCCTCTTTGTCTGACTTCAAG CCCAGCTCTTTGGGCTCTCTGCTGGACCCAGCAGGAGCATCTTCCAGCTCTCCTCATCCTCAAGTCTCTTCTTCCGTCACCCCAGTGGCTTCTCCTTTTCTTAGTCTGTCCCACATGTCCACCTGtgcctctcccctcttctccttgCCTGCTGGTCTAGAGCTGCACATagatgaggacggaggagaCCGAGGCATGTCGATGCCCCATTCAAACCGCCTCCCTCCCCACAGTCCTATATCCTCACTTTCCGCAGCCAGTGATCTAGACCTGGACTCTGTCATAGATGTTTCTGCCACCATGTTGTCATCCCAAACCAAGTCTCTGCTAGTCCTCTCTCAGTCCGCTTCGTCTAACTCCAACCTGATTGGAAATAGCCCAAGTCCTTCCAATACTACCACCACCCCCTCACTTACTTCAGTTAACACTGTTCTGGACCACAAGTCCTCCAAGTGCCCCAGTCCATCTCTAGAAAGGGCCTCACCCTCAGATACAATTGGTAAATTCTCTTGTGCTCCTGAGATCATGAGCAAGGGGTCTGCTTCTTTTCCTGAACttgatttgaatttgtccaCTCCACCTCCATCAATAAACTTCACCCCTTATCTCTCTGTGCCGAAGACTCCTTCACCCCTCCCTGTTGCTGTCTCTATATCTCCACCTTTCACACATGCTTCCTCAAAAACATCCTCACCATCACTGGTGTCCCCATTGACGGTCCCCTCTCCACCAGCCTTCACCAGCCCCAGTAGGCAGCCGTTGGAGCTGGCATCAACAGCTGTGCAGCAACCCCCCATGGTGGAGCCTTCCCTGGATGAGGCACTAGACAAGCTGCTAGCAATGAGTTTTGCACAGAATCCCTCAACAACACATGTGGAGGAAGCACAGCTGAAGATGGATGCGCAGTGTCTGGGCACAGGAATGCGGGAGGTGCTCGAGGAACTAATCCTGCCCATGGACAGAAACAGTGTGCAGCCCGACACTTTCACCAGTGCCACCAACACCATCACAGACGACTCAGTGGACGGAGGCACTGATGGAAACGGAGATCTGGACTGGGCTGATGAGGAGCTCTCTGTGTCCCTCCATGATGGACTGGATGGAACCATGACACCTTACACTGAGAGGCCATACACAGATGGCAGCATGACCCCGTTGACAGAGGCCAGCTGGATGGATGAGTCCATGACCCCATCTACGTGCCCTGGGACCCCTGACGTTGCCCTGGACCTGCCAATGCTGCAGACTCCTAGTATAGACAGAGTCTCTGCATCTGGACAT ATAAAATCAGTGATTAGGCGCACTAAGGAGACTCCCAACGTACATCCCATGTACCGAGATGGTCACCTGCGCAGGAAGATGGGACCCGTCATTGTAAACAAGAACAGTTCTCAGGATCGCCTCATTGAAGAGCTTCAGGGAAAGCTTGGGATCGGCCGCTCAGAGCGGCGCCGTAAACAGTCTGATGACTGGATGACCGAGGGTGTCATCGTCACATCTAAACCCCAGCGTTTCCGTCCTGATGGTGCCGACAGTGAGGTCGACAAG ATTATGGCTCAAGGTAAGGGTGGTGTTCCTGGCGGGCCCCCAACACAGGTCAACAAGCTGGACAATATGCTTGGTAGCCTGCAGTCTGACCTCAACAAACTGGGTGTGCAGACAGTAGCTAAAGGAGTTTGCGGTGCCTGCTGTAAGCCAATTGTAGGACAG GTGGTGACTGCCATGGGCCGCACATGGCACCCCGAACACTTTGTGTGCACGCATTGTCAAGAGGAGATCGGCTCCAGGAACTTCTTTGAGCGTGAAGGACAGCCTTACTGTGAGAAAGATTACCATAACCTGTTTTCCCCACGCTGCTACTACTGCAACGGGCCCATACTGGAT AAAGTTGTGACGGCGCTGGATAGGACATGGCATCCTGAACACTTCTTCTGTGCTCAGTGTGGATCCTTCTTTGGCCCAGAGG GTTTTCATGAAAAGGATGGAAAAGCCTATTGCAGGAACGATTACTTTGACATGTTTGCACCAAAATGTGGTGGCTGTGCCAGGGCCATTCTGGAAAATTACATCTCGGCACTGAACTGCCTTTGGCATCCtgagtgttttgtgtgcagG GAGTGCTTCACCCCGTTTGTGAATGGAAGCTTCTTTGAGCACGATGGTCAGCCCTACTGTGAAGTGCACTACCACGAGCGCCGTGGCTCCCTCTGCTCCGGCTGTCAGAAGCCCATCACAGGCCGCTGCATCACAGCCATGTCAAAGAAGTTCCACCCGGAGCACTTTGTCTGTGCCTTCTGCCTGAAACAACTCAACAAAGGCACCTTTAAAGAACAAAACGACAAACCCTACTGCCACGGCTGCTTCATCAAGCTGTTCAGTTAG